One Coffea arabica cultivar ET-39 chromosome 5e, Coffea Arabica ET-39 HiFi, whole genome shotgun sequence DNA segment encodes these proteins:
- the LOC113743281 gene encoding putative late blight resistance protein homolog R1A-3, whose protein sequence is MDKAIELGVEAIFTNVLQLIDDNRKLMSGNDAVIEDLTKSLILVKKFMELYTEEYYKDDILRTLANESRSLVHEVEDVLETHIVEESRFKNKNFVEKLLSLLVSPGNSRNFGKAIRELSEKVRKACDENKEIGLRIKKSKANGMLGPIPADNNTPASNQWGDRIIGFEDAADTVLDLLGVPNLDPGRSDRKRKRQSTSEAEQHGDENPLEIVSIHGMLGLGKTTLARKVLNDPQVEYHFFTRIFVSVSKDYNKKEVLLSILSTFIKNIRDRNMSVQELVAEVRKRLKYKYLIVMDDVWDTKAWEDLKDAFPDYNKGSRVLITTRQESMAKRAATKTDPYQLRFMTIEEAEELLRTKVFNENECPEKLQPAESRILKKCGGLPLAIVVTAGILRNDPENEKWWENVAQKSLSMDELDSDSQKQLVDDLIRRSYDNLLHVYKSCFLYLGVFPEDLEIQVSKLFQLWIAEGFIPQIERESMEETAERCLRELVDRNLVMVRQRTLSGGIKTCLVHDTLRDFCKRTAKAENLFEECDVGTVSSFSRRLCCINSHFSSYISNQQPAQNVRSFLSFGLEETTLNRHLCSDVFKQFKLLRVLDILSIRLPGTRFPTQLLNLVLLKFIAICCELTVLPKKMSSLLSLQTLVVHTTSSTLDIQADIWSMTKLRYLHTNTSTILPKCLEQSPGGENLQTLSTVSPESLTKDVFKRARNLKKLGICGKLNNLVEANGESSLFDCLCELNSLENLKLYGDDVSSKLLALPEAHKFPPRLTRLSLHNTSLNWDYMSILGNLRYLEVLKLKDYAFKGDYWKTKQGGFPSLKVFFIGATDLTRWDAKANDFPELKCLILKQCKTLERIPSDFVHMKKLEMIKVEHTKDSVVSSARRIVQLQLEVLLQQKSKKTSPVKLIVYPPEY, encoded by the exons ATGGACAAGGCAATAGAACTAGGAGTAGAAGCCATCTTTACAAATGTGCTGCAGTTGATCGATGACAACCGCAAATTGATGAGCGGTAACGATGCCGTAATCGAGGACCTGACAAAAAGCCTCATTCTAGTGAAGAAATTCATGGAGTTGTACACTGAAGAGTACTACAAAGACGACATCCTGAGGACGCTGGCGAACGAGAGCAGGAGTCTGGTGCATGAAGTTGAAGATGTCCTGGAAACCCACATCGTCGAGGAGTCACGGttcaaaaacaagaatttcGTTGAGAAACTGTTATCGCTTCTGGTATCGCCAGGAAACTCGCGGAACTTCGGCAAAGCCATCCGTGAGCTGAGTGAAAAGGTTAGGAAGGCGTGCGATGAGAACAAGGAGATTGGCCTCCGCATCAAAAAGAGTAAAGCGAACGGAATGCTTGGTCCAATTCCCGCAGACAATAATACG CCTGCAAGCAATCAATGGGGGGACAGAATCATTGGGTTTGAGGATGCAGCTGACACAGTACTGGACCTTCTTGGCGTACCAAACCTAGACCCAGGCAGGTCCGATAGAAAGAGAAAGAGGCAGAGCACGTCGGAGGCAGAGCAACATGGTGACGAAAACCCACTTGAAATAGTGTCGATTCATGGAATGCTTGGACTCGGGAAGACAACGCTTGCTAGAAAGGTTCTGAATGACCCTCAGGTTGAATATCATTTTTTCACTCGCATATTTGTCAGTGTTTCGAAGGATTACAACAAGAAAGAAGTGCTTCTTAGTATACTAAGTACCTTCATCAAGAACATTAGGGATCGTAACATGTCGGTGCAAGAATTAGTTGCCGAGGTCCGAAAGAGACTGAAGTACAAGTATTTGATTGTCATGGACGATGTTTGGGATACAAAAGCATGGGAAGATCTCAAGGATGCTTTTCCAGATTATAACAAGGGCAGTAGGGTGTTGATAACTACTCGACAAGAGTCTATGGCCAAGCGTGCTGCAACAAAGACTGATCCTTACCAGTTGCGATTTATGACCATAGAAGAAGCTGAAGAATTACTAAGGACGAAGGTTTTCAATGAAAATGAATGTCCAGAGAAGCTGCAACCTGCTGAATCAAGAATTCTGAAAAAATGTGGCGGGCTACCATTAGCAATAGTGGTAACAGCAGGTATTCTGAGGAATGATCCAGAAAACGAGAAGTGGTGGGAGAATGTGGCTCAAAAATCACTTAGTATGGATGAGTTAGATAGTGATAGCCAGAAACAATTAGTGGATGATTTAATAAGACGGAGTTATGATAACTTGCTTCACGTATACAAATCATGTTTTCTCTACCTTGGTGTCTTCCCTGAAGACTTGGAGATCCAAGTTTCAAAATTGTTCCAATTGTGGATAGCAGAAGGCTTCATTCCCCAAATTGAGCGAGAAAGCATGGAGGAAACTGCAGAGCGATGTTTGCGGGAATTGGTTGACAGGAACTTAGTGATGGTGAGGCAGAGAACCTTAAGTGGTGGGATTAAGACGTGTTTAGTCCATGATACGCTGCGTGACTTTTGCAAAAGGACAGCCAAAGCTGAAAATCTTTTCGAAGAATGTGACGTGGGGACGGTTTCATCTTTCAGCCGTCGCCTTTGCTGCATTAACTCACACTTCTCAAGCTACATTTCCAATCAACAGCCTGCTCAGAATGTCCGCTCATTCTTGAGCTTTGGCCTGGAAGAAACAACACTGAACCGGCATCTCTGCTCAGATGTATTTAAGCAGTTCAAACTACTCCGAGTGTTGGATATCTTGTCCATCAGGCTCCCTGGAACTCGTTTTCCGACCCAACTGCTTAACCTTGTTCTGCTAAAGTTTATTGCCATCTGTTGCGAGCTAACAGTCCTTCCCAAAAAAATGTCTAGCTTGCTTAGCTTGCAAACTCTTGTAGTTCACACCACATCCTCCACTCTTGACATACAAGCAGACATCTGGTCGATGACAAAGCTAAGGTATCTACATACTAATACCTCCACAATCTTGCCTAAATGTCTAGAGCAATCTCCTGGTGGTGAAAACCTACAAACTCTATCTACAGTTTCACCTGAAAGTCTTACAAAAGATGTGTTTAAAAGGGCTAGAAACCTTAAGAAGCTTGGAATATGTGGGAAGTTAAACAATCTTGTGGAAGCCAATGGTGAGTCTAGTTTGTTTGATTGTCTTTGCGAACTGAATTCCCTTGAAAATTTGAAGCTATACGGTGATGACGTGAGCTCCAAGCTACTTGCCCTTCCTGAGGCACACAAATTCCCGCCAAGGTTGACAAGGCTGAGCCTGCATAACACAAGTCTAAATTGGGACTACATGTCTATACTCGGAAATCTTCGGTATCTTGAGGTGCTCAAGCTGAAGGACTATGCCTTTAAGGGAGATTATTGGAAGACAAAACAAGGGGGTTTTCCTTCTCTTAAAGTTTTCTTCATTGGAGCTACAGATTTAACGCGTTGGGACGCTAAAGCCAATGACTTCCCAGAACTCAAATGCCTTATTCTCAAGCAGTGCAAAACACTTGAGCGGATCCCATCTGACTTTGTTCACATGAAGAAGCTCGAGATGATCAAAGTTGAACATACCAAGGATTCGGTAGTTTCATCTGCCAGGAGAATTGTGCAACTACAATTGGAAGTGCTTTTGCAGCAAAAGAGTAAAAAGACTAGCCCAGTTAAGCTCATAGTTTATCCTCCAGAGTATTGA
- the LOC113687514 gene encoding putative late blight resistance protein homolog R1B-17 — translation MSHFYKRAWCTVSQVYHNKNLLLEILICLDSNLPDKIFKKSEEDLELEVKRRLQNNRYLIVLDDVWDIEAWKGLEATLPDNRNESRVILTSRNRNIAAPLGELDAGPHFIRSLRHDESWDLLVGKLFPGKNSHPPELCGLQGQILEMYQGLPLIIIVLTGILANEDKCGWKQIVESLSSNVLFCTEQCIATLDLSYKNLPDHINPCFLYFGAFPEDYEHNPKRLTWLWVADGLVQKAESNSSEDVANGYMMDLISRSLVMVSKQSSTGGIKACRIHDLVHEFCVRKAKEEKFMQLACGYDELYTLNMQHNLRRLCIHSEPEHFCMSRLFVPTIRSLLFFSHGKRYNGPMFNISFIFGIFKLVRVLDLSQVVLDSTFLGEPSLLVLLRYLAVLVDSNSIASSIASFPNLETFIVV, via the coding sequence ATGTCCCATTTTTATAAGCGTGCTTGGTGTACTGTTTCTCAAGTGTATCACAACAAAAACCTGctccttgaaattttgatttgtCTTGATTCAAATCTTCctgacaaaatttttaaaaagagtGAAGAAGATCTGGAACTAGAAGTCAAACGACGGTTGCAAAATAACAGATATCTCATAGTTTTGGATGATGTATGGGATATTGAAGCATGGAAAGGATTGGAAGCCACATTGCCAGATAATCGAAATGAAAGTAGAGTGATCCTGACAAGTCGAAATCGCAACATTGCTGCTCCGCTGGGTGAACTAGATGCAGGACCTCATTTTATTCGTTCACTCAGGCATGATGAGAGTTGGGATTTGCTAGTGGGAAAGTTATTTCCTGGAAAAAATTCACATCCTCCAGAATTATGTGGACTTCAAGGGCAGATCTTGGAAATGTATCAGGGGCTACCACTTATAATTATTGTTCTTACTGGAATTCTTGCAAATGAGGACAAATGTGGTTGGAAACAAATTGTGGAAAGTTTGAGTTCAAACGTTCTCTTCTGTACAGAACAATGTATTGCTACACTAGATCTGAGTTACAAGAATTTACCAGATCATATAAACCCATGCTTTCTGTACTTTGGAGCATTTCCAGAAGATTATGAACACAATCCTAAGAGGTTGACTTGGCTATGGGTTGCTGATGGATTAGTGCAAAAAGCAGAATCCAATAGCTCCGAGGATGTAGCAAATGGTTACATGATGGATCTCATAAGCAGAAGCTTAGTCATGGTTTCCAAACAAAGCTCCACTGGTGGGATCAAGGCTTGTCGAATTCATGATTTGGTACATGAGTTTTGTGTGAGAAaagccaaagaagaaaaatttatgCAGCTGGCATGTGGGTATGATGAACTGTATACTTTGAACATGCAACACAATCTACGGCGCCTATGCATCCACTCTGAGCCAGAGCACTTTTGCATGTCCAGGTTGTTTGTTCCCACAATACGTAGCCTACTATTCTTCAGCCATGGGAAAAGGTACAACGGACCTATGTtcaatatatcattcatttttgGCATCTTTAAACTTGTTAGAGTGTTAGATTTGAGCCAGGTAGTTCTAGATTCTACTTTTCTTGGAGAACCAAGTTTACTAGTTCTATTGAGGTACTTGGCAGTTCTAGTTGATTCGAATTCCATCGCATCATCCATAGCCAGTTTCCCAAACTTGGAAACTTTTATTGTGGTATAA